One Pichia kudriavzevii chromosome 3, complete sequence genomic window carries:
- a CDS encoding uncharacterized protein (PKUD0C03000; similar to Saccharomyces cerevisiae YKL139W (CTK1); ancestral locus Anc_2.425) — MVCQREKELPPLPPQARKNVEIPVLPSVTNDIKSTTPTQNIPSLNRHKTVDVLDTPKEGNSSLSKQSIGAQKKFVPQLSIRRSGPTLTLNLSHSSNSEVSGNNDIVSRPFDASLTSPHVYSASSADEAFLFSQEDNELTPSEKSKYMSLSMNSNNETSDNMPSHKKKIVINQNPPSNMLSVRSMNKEKPELSLSSKSLHRRNIKKLTLDPIDTSNLQDSKLDTPLFSSTSSLGKMEIKDPDRRIDADELIQNIKNLELGLEYQMPIRAEELVSLKRLGSGQSGTVSKVLHLPTQKTMARKTVHLEAKEVIQSQIMRELRIMHECDSPFIIEFYGTFMHEGNVVICMEYADCGSLEHVFKITGPFPEFMLKHVAYCVLSGLIYLYDNHRIIHRDVKPSNVLLTSKGKIKLCDFGVSRELINSMADTFVGTSTYMSPERIQGGVYSVKGDVWSLGIMLYELASGKLAFTNSESGQTSILELLQRIVNEQPPSLSVKDGFSREVSDFVSLCLKKEKQRSSPWELMSHPFLADFLEEDGVRVNSKYRGDIRKWAKNVRRVQKGKPVKTG, encoded by the coding sequence ATGGTCTGTCAGCGGGAGAAAGAGCTTCCACCTTTGCCGCCACAggcaagaaaaaatgtGGAGATCCCTGTACTGCCATCTGTCACCAATGACATTAAATCAACTACACCTACTCAGAATATACCATCTCTAAATAGGCACAAAACAGTTGATGTTTTAGATACCCCAAAAGAGGGGAATTCGTCTCTGTCTAAACAATCCATAGGAGCCCAGAAGAAATTTGTTCCTCAGCTCTCTATCAGACGCAGTGGCCCCACCTTAACATTGAATCTGTCACACAGTAGCAATTCAGAAGTCTCTGGAAATAACGATATAGTGTCACGGCCTTTTGATGCATCATTGACAAGTCCTCATGTTTACTCTGCAAGTTCTGCCGACGAGGCATTTCTATTTTCCCAAGAAGACAACGAGCTAACCCCTagtgaaaaatcaaaatacaTGTCCTTGTCTATGAACAGCAATAATGAAACTTCCGACAACATGCCTTCTcataaaaagaaaattgtcATTAATCAAAACCCGCCAAGCAATATGTTGTCAGTACGTTCGATGAACAAGGAAAAACCAGAGTTAAGTCTTAGTTCTAAATCGTTGCATCGACGtaatataaaaaaactTACGCTTGATCCAATTGATACAAGTAACTTGCAAGACAGCAAATTGGATACCccattattttcttctacaTCTTCATTAGGGAAAATGGAGATTAAGGATCCAGATCGAAGAATCGACGCTGATGAGTtgattcaaaatataaaaaacCTAGAACTAGGGTTGGAATATCAAATGCCCATCAGAGCTGAGGAATTGGTTAGTTTAAAAAGATTGGGTTCTGGACAGTCTGGTACCGTTTCGAAAGTTTTACATTTACCAACACAAAAAACGATGGCACGTAAAACTGTCCATCTTGAAGCCAAGGAAGTTATACAGTCGCAAATTATGAGGGAATTGAGGATTATGCATGAATGTGATTCCCCGTTTATAATTGAATTTTATGGAACGTTTATGCATGAGGGGAATGTTGTAATCTGTATGGAATACGCAGACTGCGGATCTCTTGAGCacgttttcaaaataacaGGTCCCTTTCCTGAATTTATGCTAAAACATGTGGCTTATTGCGTGTTATCTGGTTTGATTTACTTGTATGATAATCATAGGATTATTCACAGAGATGTTAAACCATCTAATGTTTTGCTTACCTCAAAGGGAAAGATCAAATTATGTGATTTTGGTGTATCCAGAGAACTGATCAATTCTATGGCTGATACTTTCGTTGGAACATCTACTTATATGTCCCCTGAAAGAATTCAAGGAGGCGTTTACTCTGTTAAAGGTGATGTTTGGTCATTGGGTATTATGCTCTACGAATTAGCTTCTGGTAAATTGGCATTTACAAACAGCGAATCTGGTCAGACCTCTATTTTAGAGTTATTGCAAAGAATTGTCAATGAACAACCACCATCATTATCTGTGAAGGATGGATTTAGCAGAGAGGTTTCCGATTTTGTGTCCTTgtgtttgaagaaggaaaagcaAAGATCCAGTCCATGGGAACTTATGAGTCATCCATTCTTAGCTGACTTCCTTGAGGAGGATGGAGTTCGTGTGAACTCCAAATACCGTGGTGATATTCGTAAGTGGGCCAAAAATGTACGAAGGGTACAGAAGGGTAAACCAGTAAAAACTGGCTAG
- a CDS encoding uncharacterized protein (PKUD0C03010; similar to Saccharomyces cerevisiae YPR023C (EAF3); ancestral locus Anc_8.131): MEYFDEKKKSLISVAPDKRFPKELLSEVCYMVHYNGWNSKWDEWVLVERILEYTNENLMLKESLVLELQEKEKAKQKKLEEEEHQKELKRLQMKVQKNGRNRLKADNHDSMKIRLLVNGSKLNNVVNRHGGDSRIGKPQKDKQKLIRNCNSRIKGEYSENGSHSFENGLLETLQNKRKKLNESLHYESKTGFTHHEMKVLVPDDLKRILVDDWEQITKNSKLVALDGENNVARTLDDFSKYIKSTFNDEEKELNVLLEITESLRNYFEQCVGVFLLYRYERHQYNKILEDEERVKNLDAIYSPIFLLRLLSIFPSILMMNGVDAATIKISKAYLDIILNWLDLHKTKYLKIEYENQSPYLSLIHS; the protein is encoded by the coding sequence ATGGAATACTTTGacgaaaagaaaaaatctttAATCTCTGTTGCCCCTGATAAAAGGTTTCCCAAGGAACTGTTATCGGAAGTATGCTACATGGTACATTATAATGGATGGAATTCCAAATGGGATGAATGGGTACTTGTTGAACGAATTCTTGAATACACTAACGAGAACTTGATGTTGAAGGAGTCTTTGGTTCTGGAGCTCcaggaaaaagaaaaagctaaacaaaagaagctggaagaagaagaacacCAAAAAGAGCTTAAAAGGCTGCAAATGAAGGTTCAGAAGAACGGACGTAATCGCTTAAAAGCTGACAATCACGATAGCATGAAAATAAGGTTGTTGGTGAATGGCTCAAAACTTAATAATGTTGTAAACAGACATGGTGGTGATAGTCGCATAGGCAAACCTCAGAAAGATAAGCAAAAGTTGATCAGAAATTGTAACAGCAGAATAAAGGGAGAATATAGTGAAAATGGGTCAcattcttttgaaaatgggCTGTTGGAGACTTTACAAAATAAACGGAAAAAATTGAACGAGTCATTACATTATGAGTCCAAAACAGGATTCACTCACCATGAGATGAAAGTTTTAGTTCCTGATGATCTCAAAAGGATACTGGTTGATGATTGGGAACAAATCACCAAAAACAGTAAATTAGTTGCCCTGGATGGCGAAAATAATGTCGCCCGGACATTAGATGATTTTAGCAAATACATTAAATCAACATTTAATGATGAGGAGAAAGAACTAAATGTACTGCTGGAAATTACAGAATCACTAAGAAACTACTTTGAACAATGTGTTGGTGTGTTCCTATTGTACCGCTATGAACGTCATCAGTATAATaaaattttggaagatgAGGAAAGAGTCAAGAATTTAGATGCAATTTATAGCCCGATATTCTTATTAAGGCTGTTGtccatttttccttcaattttaatGATGAATGGAGTTGATGCAGCTACAATCAAAATCAGCAAAGCATATCTTGATATAATATTAAATTGGTTGGACTTGCATAAAACGAAGTACTTAAAGATCGAGTACGAGAATCAAAGTCCTTACCTATCACTAATTCATAGCTAG
- a CDS encoding uncharacterized protein (PKUD0C03020; similar to Saccharomyces cerevisiae YER124C (DSE1); ancestral locus Anc_8.133) produces the protein MCALNLKSSYWKVDHTDNGNYIHSIPTNTSMSMDGNTIAVSSNYITEGLKVYELSGNSLIHLASITLPDIHTLKFLRPIKNAPKEFKYLLSGHSNGIVHLSAIPLVENTVFENAEIIKRFNHKKHLDQSFQFGRTNPILNNGKVSTTISTIELTNSAWTSAPLNSMVTAYDYNLFYWDTARSRAPLSIVHKNGLSNVSINKCVDSLSAVVGSFGLSLFDFRADDRSGFSDIYVSKSSMQKSDGVLDGFTNAIWCDSNPNYIATNHELDNTVYIWDIRKHQPVSKLTGFTDSIVKMSWKKEDHLWTADKDGCITKWDIGRVDDIADTKLTMRSNHQLKGFWNSEVNDKDIGMTKIKAGISAKISESKIISMEFPSTHPGSILCLDGTHLSFHDNAKPFKPRNVPELYSCAQFVTPPLPCKPELNHRISSYASKSSIGTFAHTVSGDSFNIFDRYSYSNQSAGIPITPNSQVSFPRNSCESFAIAQKDRIEINGTNGRNNR, from the coding sequence ATGTGTGcattaaatttgaaatctAGCTATTGGAAAGTTGATCATACTGATAATGGCAACTACATTCACTCTATTCCTACTAACACATCAATGTCGATGGATGGTAATACTATTGCTGTAAGTTCCAATTATATTACAGAAGGCCTGAAGGTTTATGAATTGTCAGGAAATTCTTTAATACATCTGGCGTCCATTACGTTACCTGACATTCACACACTCAAGTTTTTAAGACCAATCAAAAACGCACCgaaagaattcaaatatCTTCTCTCTGGTCATTCAAATGGAATTGTTCATTTATCGGCAATACCACTAGTAGAAAATACTGTTTTTGAGAATGCTGAGATTATTAAGCGATTCAACCATAAGAAACACCTGGATCAATCTTTCCAATTTGGAAGAACTAATCCAATTTTAAATAATGGAAAAGTTTCAACCACTATCAGTACAATCGAATTAACCAACTCTGCTTGGACATCTGCTCCTCTCAACTCGATGGTCACTGCTTACGACTACAATTTATTTTACTGGGATACCGCAAGATCAAGAGCGCCACTTTCAATAGTCCATAAGAACGGACTGTCGAATGTTTCTATAAATAAATGCGTAGATTCTTTGTctgctgttgttggtagTTTTGGACTGTCACTGTTCGATTTTAGAGCTGATGATAGGTCGGGATTCTCAGATATCTACGTTTCTAAATCATCTATGCAAAAGTCAGATGGGGTTTTGGATGGCTTCACAAATGCAATATGGTGTGACTCCAATCCAAACTATATAGCTACAAACCACGAGCTTGATAACACTGTTTATATCTGGGACATTAGAAAGCACCAACCAGTTTCAAAATTGACAGGATTTACAGATTCAATAGTCAAGATGAGCTGGAAAAAAGAGGATCATCTATGGACAGCAGACAAAGATGGATGCATAACCAAATGGGATATTGGTCGGGTTGATGATATTGCCGATACAAAACTAACCATGCGTTCTAACCATCAATTGAAGGGCTTTTGGAATAGTGAGGTAAACGATAAGGATATTGGAATGACTAAAATAAAGGCCGGAATTAGTGCCAAGATCTCCGAATCCAAAATTATTTCCATGGAGTTTCCATCTACTCACCCGGGGAGCATTCTATGTCTAGATGGTACACACCTCAGTTTCCATGATAACGCAAAGCCATTTAAACCAAGGAATGTTCCTGAATTATACAGCTGCGCACAATTTGTCACCCCTCCGTTACCTTGTAAGCCCGAACTTAATCATAGGATTAGTTCATACGCCAGCAAAAGTTCTATTGGTACATTTGCACATACGGTGTCCGGTGATTCattcaatatctttgataGATACTCTTACTCAAACCAGTCAGCAGGTATCCCAATTACCCCGAATTCTCAAGTTTCTTTTCCCCGAAATTCATGTGAATCATTCGCCATTGCTCAAAAGGATAGAATTGAAATAAACGGTACAAATGGGAGGAATAACCGATAA
- a CDS encoding uncharacterized protein (PKUD0C03030; similar to Saccharomyces cerevisiae YER125W (RSP5); ancestral locus Anc_8.134) — translation MSSSNRSKITVKVISAEGLYKREIFKSPDPFAVLTVDGSQTQTTETSKRTSSPHWNQSFEFNVTENSILIVQVFDQRKFKKKDQGFLGVINIRIGDYINLSDPSSEQTIAEELKKSNSNLPVSGKITISLSHKNRSRDSRDPTNFANRNNVNNSSTRHSHTNSASSTPHVQSPTQGGSSQFPGVAAGHASSPATSTSRQFSSFEDQLGRLPPGWERRTDNFGRTYYVDHNTRTTTWKRPTLDTNDLNSTSRPSILNSAAGSSHPPSHANIGNDQQLTEQEASALEATGQTIPGLGELPPGWEQRFTPEGRPYYVDHNTRTTTWVDPRRQQFVKSFGANSGYNAQRLSAMGPLPSGWEMRLANTSRVYFVDHNTKTTTWDDPRLPSSLDQNVPQYKRDFRRKLVYFRSQPALRILPGQCHIKIRRERLLEDSFREVMRQTPEDLKKRLMIKFEGEEGLDYGGVSREFFQQLSHEVFNPAYGLFKYASSDNYTLQINPNSNINPEHLNYFKFVGRVVGLAVFHRRFLDAFFVGAMYKMMLRKKIVLQDLESVDSEMYKSLCWMLENDITDILYETFSVEEDRFGETVTIDLKPNGREVEVTNENKNEFVELKTEWIISKPVENQFRSFMEGFNELIPQELVQVFDERELELLIGGLAEIDVEDWKKHTDYRGYQESDEVIQWFWKAVTEWESEQRARLLQFTTGTSRIPVNGFKDLQGSDGPRRFTIEKAGEIDQLPKSHTCFNRVDLPPYKDYESLKKKLTIAVENTVGFGQE, via the coding sequence ATGTCTTCCTCCAACAGATCCAAAATCACAGTGAAGGTTATTTCTGCTGAGGGATTGtataaaagagaaatttTCAAGTCTCCTGATCCATTTGCAGTCCTAACTGTTGATGGTTCccaaacacaaacaacTGAAACGTCAAAGAGAACATCTTCTCCTCATTGGAACCAATCCTTTGAGTTCAATGTCACGGAAAATTCCATATTGATTGTACAAGTTTTCGATCAAaggaaattcaaaaagaaggacCAGGGATTTCTAGGTGTTATTAATATTCGTATTGGTGACTATATCAACTTGAGCGATCCTTCAAGTGAACAAACAATTGCTgaagagttgaaaaaatctaATTCAAACTTACCAGTGTCTGGTAAAATAACCATCTCCTTATCTCATAAAAATAGATCTAGAGATTCAAGAGATCCAACGAATTTTGCAAATCGGAACAACGTCAATAATAGTAGTACACGTCATTCGCATACTAATTCAGCGTCATCCACTCCTCATGTACAGTCTCCCACACAAGGTGGAAGCTCTCAGTTCCCAGGAGTAGCCGCTGGTCATGCCTCGTCACCAGCAACTTCTACTTCAAGACAATTCTCTTCATTCGAAGACCAACTGGGAAGGTTACCTCCAGGTTGGGAACGTAGAACAGATAACTTTGGTAGAACTTACTATGTTGATCACAATACAAGAACTACAACCTGGAAGAGACCTACTTTGGATACAAATGATTTAAACTCTACTTCAAGGCCTTCAATATTAAACAGCGCTGCGGGATCATCTCATCCTCCATCGCATGCTAATATAGGGAATGACCAGCAACTTACAGAGCAAGAAGCGTCTGCCTTAGAAGCGACAGGACAAACTATTCCTGGGTTAGGTGAGCTTCCACCTGGTTGGGAGCAAAGGTTCACCCCTGAAGGCAGACCTTATTACGTCGATCATAATACTAGGACAACTACATGGGTGGATCCAAGAAGGCAACAATTTGTCAAAAGCTTTGGAGCAAATTCAGGTTATAATGCTCAAAGATTATCTGCAATGGGGCCATTACCAAGTGGTTGGGAAATGAGACTTGCTAATACATCAAGAGTATACTTTGTCGATCATAATACCAAAACCACCACATGGGATGACCCTAGATTACCTTCTTCGTTAGATCAAAATGTTCCACAATATAAGCGTGATTTCAGAAGAAAGCTAGTTTATTTTAGATCTCAACCTGCTTTAAGAATTTTGCCTGGCCAATGCCATATCAAGATTAGAAGAGAACGCTTATTGGAAGACTCATTTAGAGAAGTCATGAGGCAAACACCGGAAGATTTAAAAAAGAGGCTAATGATTAAatttgaaggtgaagaaggTTTGGATTATGGTGGAGTTTCAAGAGAATTCTTCCAGCAATTATCTCATGAGGTTTTCAATCCTGCATACGGATTATTCAAATATGCATCCAGTGATAATTACACTCTGCAAATCAATCCAAACTCTAATATCAACCCAGAGCATTTGaattatttcaaatttgtcgGTAGGGTCGTTGGTTTGGCCGTCTTTCATCGTAGGTTCTTAGATGCTTTCTTTGTTGGTGCGATGTACAAAATGATGTTAAGAAAGAAGATTGTGTTGCAAGATTTGGAGTCAGTGGATTCGGAAATGTACAAATCGCTGTGCTGGATGCTTGAGAACGACATTACTGATATTTTGTATGAAACCTTCAGTGTCGAAGAAGACAGATTTGGCGAAACGGTTACCATTGATTTGAAGCCTAATGGTAGAGAGGTCGAGGTAACgaatgaaaacaagaatgaATTTGTTGAGCTAAAGACTGAATGGATCATTTCCAAACCTGTTGAGAACCAATTCCGCTCGTTTATGGAGGGGTTCAATGAACTGATCCCACAAGAGCTAGTTCAAGTTTTTGATGAACGTGAATTAGAATTGTTGATTGGTGGTTTAGCTGaaattgatgttgaagactGGAAGAAGCATACTGATTACAGAGGCTACCAGGAGTCTGATGAAGTTATCCAGTGGTTCTGGAAGGCTGTTACGGAATGGGAAAGTGAACAACGTGCACGGTTGTTGCAATTCACCACAGGTACATCCAGAATTCCGGTTAATGGTTTCAAGGATTTACAAGGTTCAGATGGTCCAAGAAGGTTTACTATTGAAAAGGCCGGGGAAATCGACCAATTGCCGAAATCTCACACTTGCTTTAACAGAGTTGATTTACCCCCATATAAGGATTATgaatctttgaagaagaaattaacTATTGCTGTTGAAAATACTGTTGGTTTTGGACAAGAATAA
- a CDS encoding uncharacterized protein (PKUD0C03040; similar to Saccharomyces cerevisiae YPL164C (MLH3); ancestral locus Anc_8.688), translated as MSRIQKLCSGICTTLQSQVKLNSLSDVVRELVQNGVDADSSSISIKVYVNYFENSIELSYSDDGIGMDPETLEVFGKRNYTSKLTTELNSENLDLSVLSDVHTFGFRGEAMNSLRKLCDTVIVISRTVGYNNAFKAIFKSDEMIGDVVRHPFVFPRGTSIKVLGLFDSVVIRKKLLLEQLKDSWITDTFEIRKEVFNSMIDKPRIKINIERVEFKNGKWTSKKVLTSGLPRYTECVPFQLQMKLLNLTFGGSISENYEICKVEYQGYKLKIGIGTTVSQSKKFQFAYINGRPLVNQEFFKFVNILFQKGYEKWGTTVKYDANKPSSMYGRPYSVNPIFVAYFNLPFEVDDLIQDPKKYCYNTKHLPILQRMLSKSVDIYFEIFCNHKIRENGEYHSEYIPVKKQKIQHHYISDMKADIRKLNLKDSEAERRLSNEDIHTMGKNVVFESGEIQEGLTSRSMSPKTRGTMLAIDETKPAEACECENTRNIEINSQVPYSQKDLKNTSKFFSRQDNLMITRESIKQFKIVGQVESKFILVKFRNMLIGMDQHASDERINLEKTYQSLIQKSIDQVYHQVNEVRRVSFHPSDLELIKRYEDTLKFWGIMFDPEFTKITHLPELVYRKVSKLDFRLLEKGIIEFVYNLHNSEKREMKLSEKHQNDDRFWWVTYITHMPALYRETIKSYSCRQSIMFGEQLTRKEMELIITRLEACYQPFECAHGRPSLYPICTLL; from the coding sequence ATGAGCAGGATCCAGAAGCTATGTTCTGGAATTTGTACAACTCTGCAAAGCCAAGTTAAGCTGAACTCTTTAAGCGATGTGGTGAGGGAACTGGTTCAGAATGGTGTGGATGCAGATTCATCCTCTATTTCGATTAAGGTATACGTGAATTATTTCGAAAATTCGATAGAGTTGAGCTATTCTGATGATGGAATTGGAATGGATCCCGAAACTCTTGAAGTATTTGGCAAGAGGAATTATACTTCAAAATTAACCACGGAGTTGAACTCCGAAAACCTTGATTTGAGTGTTCTTTCCGATGTTCATACTTTTGGTTTCAGGGGTGAAGCTATGAACTCACTAAGAAAGTTGTGCGACACTGTGATTGTGATTTCCAGGACAGTGGGATATAATAATGCATTCAAGGCGATTTTCAAGTCAGATGAAATGATAGGGGACGTGGTCAGGCATCCTTTTGTATTCCCTAGGGGGACATCTATTAAAGTGTTGGGATTATTTGATTCTGTAGtaataaggaaaaaactATTATTGGAGCAATTAAAGGATTCTTGGATTACAGATACATTTGAAATCAGAAAGGAAGTCTTCAACAGTATGATCGATAAACCGAGAATTAAGATAAATATTGAAAGGGTTGAATTTAAGAATGGCAAATGGACAAGCAAGAAAGTATTAACTAGTGGACTTCCCAGATATACAGAATGTGTTCCTTTCCAGTTacaaatgaaattgttgaatttaacATTTGGTGGTAGTATCAGTGAAAATTATGAGATATGTAAGGTGGAATATCAGGGGTATAAGTTGAAGATTGGAATAGGAACCACAGTATCTCAAAGTAAAAAGTTCCAGTTTGCATATATTAATGGGCGACCACTGGTCAATCAAgaattttttaaatttgttAACATATTATTTCAAAAGGGCTACGAAAAGTGGGGTACTACAGTAAAATATGATGCTAATAAACCATCAAGTATGTACGGAAGACCATACAGTGTAAATCCTATTTTTGTTGCTTATTTCAACTTGCCCTTCGAGGTTGATGATCTTATTCAAGATCCCAAGAAATACTGCTACAATACAAAACACCTACCCATATTGCAAAGAATGCTCAGTAAATCAGTTGATatctattttgaaattttctgTAATCATAAGATCagagaaaatggtgaataCCACAGTGAGTATATACCCgtcaagaaacaaaaaatacaacaCCATTACATCTCTGATATGAAAGCAGATATCCGGAAACTAAATCTCAAAGATTCAGAAGCAGAGAGAAGGCTATCTAATGAAGACATTCATACCATGGGGAAAAATGTGGTTTTTGAATCGGGAGAAATTCAGGAAGGGTTGACAAGTAGATCGATGAGTCCAAAAACCAGAGGTACTATGCTTGCGATTGATGAAACAAAACCTGCAGAGGCGTGTGAATGCGAAAATACTagaaatattgaaataaaCTCACAGGTACCATACAGCCAAAAAGATTTAAAGAATACATCGAAGTTCTTCTCAAGACAAGATAATTTAATGATAACGAGGGAGAGTATCAAGCAATTTAAGATTGTTGGACAAGTTGAGAGCAAATTCATTCTTGTTAAGTTCAGAAACATGCTGATCGGAATGGACCAACATGCTTCTGATGAAAGAATCAACTTAGAAAAAACATACCAGTCCTTGATCCAAAAAAGTATAGATCAAGTTTATCATCAAGTCAATGAGGTCAGACGAGTCTCATTTCATCCCAGTGATCTGGAGTTGATCAAGAGATACGAGGACACCTTGAAGTTTTGGGGAATAATGTTCGACCCAGAGTTTACCAAAATTACGCACTTGCCTGAGTTAGTTTACCGGAAAGTTTCCAAGCTAGACTTTCGATTGCTTGAAAAAGGtatcattgaatttgtgTACAACTTACACAATTCCGAAAAACGGGAGATGAAACTTTCCGAGAAACACCAAAATGATGATCGTTTTTGGTGGGTCACCTATATCACACACATGCCTGCGCTTTATCGGGAGACTATAAAATCCTATTCATGTCGGCAATCCATTATGTTTGGAGAACAGCTTACGCGGAAAGAAATGGAGTTGATAATTACTAGACTCGAGGCATGCTATCAGCCATTTGAGTGTGCACACGGGCGGCCATCTCTCTACCCAATATGTACTCTTCTGTAG